Proteins encoded in a region of the Candidatus Omnitrophota bacterium genome:
- the cobA gene encoding uroporphyrinogen-III C-methyltransferase: protein MPFRKLRIATRSSKLARIQVEEVMSALPGLEYSVIPVQSYGDKHKEISLMSDIPDDFFTRELDCLLLSGKADIAVHSAKDLSYKLKEGLEIIALTAAFDKTDSLVSKNGITLKKLPIGAKIGTSSSERERQILSIRPDLKIIPLRGTVEERVGFIEKGIIDALVVATCALKRMNLDYMITEILSFETHPLQGNLAVSAKSRRPDLKVAFGRIDERHRFGKVYLAGAGPGQAELITLKADNILNHSNSIYYDDLIDKKLLSRYPFAEKIYVGKRKGKRAFPQNEINAMVYEAAQKGKIVTRLKGGDPFIFGRGGEEMRYLQERHIDVEIIPGISAVQAAAASSGIPLTMRGLCSRLTLLSGHSAKSSEKAEEETLVYYMGASKLNDISDTLIKMGRPPETPATLIYKAGYADEQIIATNLISLKHTKQKSPLIAIIGKTAGLLKRRDKVLFTGLDPFNAIVPGKIFHYPLIEILPLDFSVDVSKYDGFVFTSKQAVKIFLSRYPVPAGKKIISIGSYTSKEIIRFGYRTDYESPSADSDILSEFIKRLKFKKLLYPCSNLSDNKIHGISQVETKIIYRTKYKFQPKIVLKQFAAVVFSSASTVEAFLKIYKKIPRHLVIYVYGKHTAEKLYKRGYEKNVQAIQIS, encoded by the coding sequence ATGCCCTTTCGTAAATTAAGGATAGCAACCAGATCAAGTAAATTAGCCCGTATTCAGGTAGAAGAAGTAATGTCGGCTTTACCGGGGCTTGAGTATTCTGTTATTCCTGTTCAAAGTTATGGTGACAAGCATAAGGAGATATCATTGATGTCGGATATCCCGGACGATTTTTTTACAAGAGAGCTGGATTGCCTGCTTCTTTCAGGTAAAGCGGATATTGCTGTTCATTCCGCAAAGGATCTGTCCTATAAGTTAAAAGAAGGTTTGGAAATAATAGCGCTTACTGCGGCATTTGATAAAACAGATTCTCTTGTTTCAAAAAATGGCATCACATTAAAGAAACTGCCTATTGGAGCAAAAATAGGCACAAGTTCTTCGGAAAGAGAAAGACAGATATTAAGCATAAGGCCGGATCTAAAAATAATCCCCTTACGGGGAACTGTTGAAGAACGCGTTGGTTTTATTGAGAAAGGAATAATTGATGCGCTTGTTGTCGCCACCTGCGCGCTTAAAAGAATGAACTTGGATTATATGATAACTGAGATATTGTCTTTTGAAACTCATCCTCTGCAGGGGAATCTAGCGGTTTCGGCGAAGAGCCGCCGCCCCGATTTAAAAGTTGCTTTCGGCAGAATTGATGAAAGGCACCGTTTTGGTAAAGTTTATCTTGCCGGCGCGGGGCCCGGGCAGGCCGAATTGATAACCCTTAAGGCGGATAATATATTGAATCATTCGAATAGTATTTATTACGATGATTTGATAGATAAAAAACTTCTTTCAAGATATCCTTTTGCTGAAAAAATATATGTAGGCAAGCGTAAAGGGAAACGCGCTTTCCCGCAGAATGAAATAAATGCAATGGTATATGAAGCAGCCCAAAAGGGCAAAATTGTAACGAGGCTTAAAGGCGGCGATCCTTTTATATTCGGCCGCGGCGGCGAGGAAATGAGATATCTTCAGGAAAGGCATATTGATGTTGAAATTATTCCCGGAATCAGCGCGGTTCAAGCCGCCGCCGCCTCATCCGGAATCCCCCTTACTATGCGCGGGTTGTGCAGTCGTCTGACTTTACTGAGCGGGCATAGCGCAAAGAGTTCAGAAAAAGCTGAGGAAGAAACACTTGTTTATTATATGGGCGCGTCAAAACTTAATGATATCAGCGATACTTTGATAAAAATGGGCCGACCGCCGGAAACGCCCGCTACTCTTATTTATAAAGCAGGCTATGCTGATGAGCAGATAATCGCAACAAATTTGATCAGCCTGAAACATACAAAACAAAAATCCCCCTTAATAGCTATTATCGGCAAAACCGCCGGACTGCTTAAAAGAAGGGATAAAGTTCTTTTTACCGGGCTTGACCCGTTTAATGCAATTGTTCCGGGCAAAATTTTTCATTATCCTCTGATTGAAATACTGCCGTTAGATTTCAGTGTTGATGTAAGTAAATATGACGGATTTGTTTTTACCAGCAAACAGGCTGTCAAAATATTTTTAAGCAGATATCCCGTCCCCGCGGGTAAAAAAATAATCAGCATAGGTTCATACACATCAAAAGAAATTATAAGATTTGGATATAGGACAGATTATGAATCGCCATCGGCGGATTCAGATATTTTATCGGAATTTATTAAGAGATTGAAGTTTAAGAAACTTCTGTATCCTTGTTCTAATCTGTCGGACAATAAAATCCATGGGATATCACAAGTTGAAACTAAAATAATTTACCGGACCAAATATAAGTTTCAGCCTAAAATTGTTCTTAAACAGTTTGCCGCAGTTGTTTTCAGCAGTGCGTCCACCGTTGAAGCTTTTTTAAAAATTTATAAAAAAATACCCAGGCACCTGGTTATTTATGTTTATGGCAAGCACACGGCTGAAAAACTTTATAAAAGGGGTTATGAAAAAAATGTTCAAGCGATTCAGATATCGTAG
- the hemA gene encoding glutamyl-tRNA reductase: MITCRSKDLKHSLEERERYYSGIKLPENNAVMLHTCNRIELYHGEGFAPEDVVRHLFRVVSSLESAIIGETAIQAQVRAAYENARNTSRLSAEMHRLFQHTLKVGKRIRTQTNISKGAMSHAYAVIEILKQDNIDISTSGITIIGVSNLNESVIKYFSGKGNQTIFIANRTYNKALEMGKKYGCETVKFGELPCAIGASDIVVSATSAPHLIIKKGDLIKAGNITLFDLAVPRDIDPEIALMRGVSLYNIEDIEKRIALNKNIRSCEIKKVEKIIETEISRFYALS, from the coding sequence ATGATCACATGCCGAAGTAAGGATTTAAAGCATTCCCTTGAAGAAAGGGAAAGATATTATTCCGGAATAAAGCTGCCGGAGAATAATGCGGTTATGCTTCATACCTGTAACCGGATAGAGTTATATCATGGGGAAGGATTTGCGCCTGAGGATGTTGTAAGGCATCTGTTCAGAGTCGTCAGCAGTCTTGAATCGGCAATCATAGGTGAGACAGCTATTCAGGCTCAGGTCCGGGCAGCTTATGAGAACGCGCGGAATACTTCCAGATTATCCGCCGAAATGCACAGACTTTTCCAGCATACCCTGAAAGTGGGTAAAAGGATAAGGACTCAGACCAACATTTCAAAAGGCGCAATGTCGCATGCATATGCTGTGATAGAAATATTAAAACAGGACAATATAGATATTTCAACCTCAGGAATAACAATAATAGGAGTGAGCAATCTTAATGAATCGGTGATAAAATACTTCAGCGGCAAAGGAAACCAAACAATCTTCATTGCTAATAGAACTTACAATAAGGCGTTAGAAATGGGTAAAAAATATGGTTGTGAAACTGTAAAATTCGGTGAGCTCCCCTGCGCTATAGGCGCATCAGATATTGTGGTATCAGCAACTTCGGCTCCGCATTTGATCATTAAAAAAGGAGATTTGATAAAGGCGGGCAATATCACTTTGTTCGATCTTGCAGTCCCGCGTGACATAGATCCTGAAATAGCCCTAATGCGCGGTGTCAGTTTGTATAACATAGAAGATATAGAGAAAAGGATAGCCTTAAATAAGAATATCAGGAGCTGTGAAATTAAAAAAGTTGAAAAAATAATTGAAACGGAGATCAGCCGGTTTTATGCCCTTTCGTAA
- the hemB gene encoding porphobilinogen synthase — MFKRFRYRRIDEETRMKYRQTFLSADDFIWPVFLVEGKRIKEGLGLLDGVYRYSADMLFGCLSELIPLGLRSVLLFGVPAGKGIEQAYSSDGIVQKAIPVIKEKFPNLEIITDVCLCSYTYDGHCHIGDNDKTCEILAKVALSHASAGADIVAPSDMMDGRVQFIKKSLVLGGFNNVKILSYAAKYASNFYGPFREAACCAPKSGDRKTYQMDFANSDEALEEINADIEEGADQIMIKPALSYLDIIARARAHFKIPITAYNVSGEYQMLKSAIRDGICNENIIEETLVSIKRAGAGKIVSYFTPYILRKLKE; from the coding sequence ATGTTCAAGCGATTCAGATATCGTAGGATCGATGAAGAAACACGGATGAAATACCGGCAGACATTTTTGTCCGCGGACGACTTTATCTGGCCCGTATTTTTGGTTGAGGGCAAAAGAATCAAGGAAGGTTTAGGGTTATTGGACGGAGTATACCGCTATTCCGCTGATATGCTGTTTGGATGTTTATCCGAGCTTATACCGTTAGGCCTAAGGTCTGTACTGCTTTTCGGAGTACCTGCCGGTAAAGGCATAGAGCAGGCATATTCATCAGACGGCATAGTCCAGAAGGCTATTCCTGTAATAAAAGAAAAATTTCCCAATCTGGAAATCATCACAGATGTGTGCCTATGTTCATATACTTATGACGGGCACTGCCACATCGGGGATAATGATAAGACGTGTGAAATCCTGGCGAAGGTGGCGCTCAGCCATGCGTCAGCCGGGGCGGATATAGTGGCCCCGTCGGATATGATGGATGGAAGGGTGCAGTTTATTAAAAAATCTCTTGTTTTGGGCGGATTTAATAACGTTAAAATACTTTCTTATGCGGCAAAATACGCGTCAAATTTTTATGGCCCGTTTCGTGAGGCTGCATGCTGTGCGCCGAAATCGGGCGACCGTAAGACTTATCAGATGGATTTCGCCAATTCAGACGAGGCTCTTGAAGAGATAAATGCGGATATTGAAGAAGGCGCCGATCAAATCATGATAAAGCCCGCGTTAAGTTACTTAGATATCATAGCGCGAGCCCGGGCGCATTTTAAGATACCAATTACGGCTTATAATGTCTCGGGCGAATACCAGATGTTAAAGTCGGCAATCAGAGACGGCATCTGCAATGAGAATATAATAGAAGAAACGCTGGTATCAATCAAACGCGCCGGAGCGGGAAAAATAGTGTCTTATTTCACACCGTACATTTTAAGGAAACTAAAAGAATGA
- a CDS encoding bifunctional precorrin-2 dehydrogenase/sirohydrochlorin ferrochelatase, translating to MDFLPVSLNITGKKILIVGGGGVAFQKLQTLRKFTSAIALLAPVFSDEIIKSGFKRIKKEYSPKYLKGFFLVYACTDDKKLNARIKKDADKKRLLVNVADDPANCDFISSAIYKKGSMVVAVSSGGKNVKKTVEWRNGIKDYLNDHMPK from the coding sequence ATGGATTTTCTTCCTGTCTCCTTAAATATCACGGGCAAAAAAATATTAATTGTCGGAGGGGGTGGGGTCGCTTTTCAAAAACTTCAGACGCTTAGAAAATTTACAAGCGCAATCGCCCTGCTTGCGCCCGTATTCTCCGATGAAATAATTAAAAGCGGTTTCAAGCGCATTAAAAAAGAGTATTCCCCTAAGTATCTTAAAGGATTTTTTCTTGTTTATGCCTGCACAGATGATAAAAAGCTTAATGCCCGCATAAAAAAAGACGCTGATAAAAAAAGATTATTGGTCAATGTGGCCGATGACCCGGCCAATTGTGATTTTATATCTTCCGCGATTTATAAAAAAGGCAGTATGGTTGTTGCGGTTTCTTCCGGCGGGAAAAATGTTAAAAAGACAGTTGAGTGGAGAAACGGGATAAAAGACTATTTAAATGATCACATGCCGAAGTAA